The proteins below come from a single Etheostoma spectabile isolate EspeVRDwgs_2016 chromosome 4, UIUC_Espe_1.0, whole genome shotgun sequence genomic window:
- the nckipsd gene encoding NCK-interacting protein with SH3 domain, translated as MYRSLYAFRSAEPNSLHFAAGEGFLILERSNKHWWLGSRCSSGETGYIPSSYIEKIQAPEQDDVLQSIDRAIEGIHNVALKNGGKYNLEQRDVLQKLIHHRKETLARRSSSSSSGHKQGLPSSSSDISISQTPTPPNGLNRDYGRQGSVPLSGSVDNIQAEQGFYQVPPQPRRAAPVTPPPPEKQRNSRRPAEPEVPSRVSSLPPSPALTLSISTTSLESGSSHSLVSSDVSLPSVSSTPPPPVPSRVKLTALPPDVLPSDSAPQPAPAKKSPAPQPPPSQPTVEQQPENEWPVAPPSIAESPPGSPTTPEPVPMTIGGELIELIRKNTGLSYELSRVAVGVVVGHLQTALPQASSDLELVLLSLVERKDLSAALPQGQVCHDEQRLEVIFSDLARHRDDSQQRSWALHEDHSLIACYLEELLKILTDADPEVCKRMCKANHYENVLSLVSYYQMEHRVSLRLLLLKVFGAMCSLDASLISTLLNSILPMELARDLQTDTQEHQKMCYTALVLTMIFSMGEQVPYHHYEHLNADFVQFLLGVVEDGLPSDPTEQLPDIFLNLLLAFNLHHTAPGSNVIMQELKKKNVKILSEKMLLILNRGDDPVCMFKHAPPAPHSVLKFLQDVFASQETADIFYRTDMMVMIDIAVRQISDLSPGDKLRMEYLSLMHSIIRSTDYLEHQHRLSDLQGVLQRILREEEDPGEDEGSATVKQMDKLIVQQIYKEFPQICQNQH; from the exons ATGTACCGGTCTCTGTACGCCTTCCGATCCGCGGAGCCCAACTCGCTGCACTTTGCGGCCGGAGAAGGCTTCCTAATCCTGGAGAGGAGCAACAAACACTGGTGGCTGGGGTCCCGCTGCAGCTCAGGGGAAACCGGCTACATCCCATCGTCATACATCGAAAAAATACAG GCTCCAGAGCAGGATGATGTGTTGCAGTCTATTGACCGAGCAATCGAAGGAATCCACAATGTGGCCTTAAAAAATGGAGGCAAATACAATCTGGAACAGAGAGATGTTCTACA AAAGTTGATCCATCACAGAAAGGAGACGCTTGCACGACGAAGTTCCTCGTCGTCCTCTGGTCACAAACAAGGCCTCCCATCTTCCAGCAGCGACATATCTATCAGTCAAACTCCTACTCCACCCAACGGCCTTAACCGAGACTACGGACGACAGGGGAGCGTACCGCTATCAGGAAGTGTGGACAATATACAGGCAGAACAGGGCTTTTATCAG GTGCCTCCTCAACCTAGACGTGCCGCTCCGGTCACCCCACCTCCCCCTGAGAAACAGCGAAACAGCCGGCGTCCAG CTGAGCCGGAGGTCCCCTCCAGAGtgtcctctctccctccgtCCCCTGCTCTCACGCTCTCGATCAGCACCACTTCTTTAGAGTCTGGCTCCTCCCACTCACTGGTCTCCTCTGATGTCAGCTTGCCAAGTGTTTCCAGCACCCCCCCTCCTCCAGTGCCTTCCCGTGTGAAGCTCACTGCTCTGCCTCCAGACGTGCTTCCCTCTGACTCTGCTCCTCAGCCTGCTCCTGCAAAGAAGAGCCCGGCTCCACAGCCTCCTCCTTCACAGCCCACTGTGGAGCAGCAGCCAGAAAATGAATGGCCTGTTGCCCCCCCTTCTATCGCTGAAAGCCCTCCTGGCAGCCCCACTACCCCTGAGCCAGTTCCCATGACTATCGGGGGTGAACTGATTGAGCTGATACGGAAGAACACAGGCTTGAGTTACGAGCTGTCGCGGGTCGCTGTCGGCGTGGTGGTTGGCCATCTGCAGACGGCCTTACCTCAAGCCTCCTCTGATTTGGAGCTAGTTCTCCTCTCGCTGGTGGagaggaag GACTTGAGTGCAGCGCTGCCGCAGGGTCAGGTGTGTCACGATGAACAGAGGCTGGAGGTGATCTTCAGCGACCTCGCCCGTCACCGGGACGATTCTCAGCAGCGTAGCTGGGCGCTTCACGAGGACCATTCTCTCATCGCCTGCTACCTCGAGGAGCTGCTGAAGATACTG ACTGATGCAGATCCAGAGGTGTGTAAGAGGATGTGCAAGGCCAACCACTATGAGAATGTGCTGTCCCTGGTTTCATATTATCAGATG GAGCATCGTGTGTCTttgcggctgctgctgctcaaaGTGTTTGGGGCTATGTGCAGCTTGGATGCTTCTCTCATCTCCACACTCCTGAACTCCATCCTCCCGATGGAGCTGGCCAGGGACTTACAGACTGACACACAAG AGCACCAGAAGATGTGTTACACAGCCTTGGTACTTACTATGATCTTCTCAATGGGCGAGCAGGTGCCATATCATCACTACG AACACTTGAATGCTGACTTTGTTCAGTTTCTGCTCGGTGTGGTGGAGGACGGGCTTCCGTCTGATCCCACAGAGCAGCTGCCTGACATCTTCCTGAACCTCCTGCTGGCCTTCAACCTCCACCACACAG CACCCGGCAGCAATGTGATCATGCAGgagctgaaaaagaaaaatgtcaagaTCCTGTCAGAGAAAATGCTGCTGATTCTGAACAGAGGCG ACGACCCTGTGTGTATGTTCAAACATGCCCCGCCTGCACCGCACTCAGTGCTCAAGTTTCTGCAGGATGTTTTCGCCAGCCAAGAGACCGCTGACATCTTCTACCGCACTGACATGATGGTGATGATTGACATCGCCGTTCGACAAATATCTGACCTTTCACCTGGAGACAAG CTGAGGATGGAGTATCTCTCCCTCATGCACTCCATAATACGCTCAACGGACTACCTTGAGCACCAGCACCGCCTGTCTGACCTGCAGGGGGTGCTGCAGAGGATTCtcagggaggaggaagatccAGGAGAGGATGAAGGGAGCGCTACAGTGAAACAGATGGATAAGCTAATCGTACAGCAGATCTACAAGGAGTTCCCACAGATCTGTCAGAACCAGCACTAA
- the LOC116687570 gene encoding cAMP-dependent protein kinase type II-alpha regulatory subunit, which yields MSKQQQQISPMKNFFAGGFGGICLVFAGHPLDTIKVRLQTQPKPKPGESLLYAGTIDCCKKTLAKEGVKGLYRGMAAPIIGVTPMFAVCFFGFGLGKKLQQRTPDDILTYPQLFAAGMLSGVFTTVIMAPGERIKCLLQIQAAGGEVKYAGPMDCVKQLYREFGIRGIYKGTALTLMRDVPASGMYFTSYEWLKNLLTPAGKSHNDLSIPSVLFAGGMAGIFNWAVAIPADVLKSRFQTAPEGKYPNGFRDVLRELVREEGVGSLYKGFNAVMLRAFPANAACFLGFELAMKFLNWLAPNLWTMSNVEIPAGLKELLQGYTVEVLRRRPPNLVEFAVQHFTQILQGQRNNQRAKKHSAKPACKGVTFETKSNKPKKDHEEEDEEEDDTVKSTTSKYNRRVSVCAEAYNPDDDEDDDTEPRVVYPKTDEQRRRLQDACKDILLFKTLDQEQFSEVLDGMFEVLVKPQEHIINQGDDGDNFYVIERGVYDIFVQKDGVSVCVGKYDNKGSFGELALMYNTPRAATITATQEGALWGLDRATFHRLIVRNNAKKKRVYEAFIECVPLLKSLELSERMKIVDVLGAHVFKDGERIILQGDEADCFYIVESGEVKIMIKSKTKAGLQENMEVEVARCSRGQYFGELALVTNKPRAASVYAVGETKCLVIDIQAFERLLGPCMDIMKRNISQYEDQLVALFGSSVDLKH from the exons ATGtccaaacagcagcagcagatcaGTCCGATGAAGAACTTCTTCGCCGGAGGATTTGGTGGCATTTGTCTCGTCTTCGCAGGACATCCACTCGACACTATTAAG gtGCGTCTACAGACTCAGCCCAAACCCAAACCTGGAGAGAGCCTCCTTTATGCTGGGACCATTGATTGTTGTAAAAAGACCTTAGCCAAAGAG GGTGTTAAAGGGCTCTATAGAGGCATGGCGGCCCCCATCATCGGTGTCACACCcatgtttgctgtgtgtttctttgGATTTGGACTGGGAAAGAAACTACAGCAGAGAACCCCTGATGATATTCTTAC GTATCCACAGCTGTTTGCTGCAGGGATGTTGTCTGGTGTGTTCACCACGGTCATCATGGCTCCTGGAGAGCGAATCAAATGCCTCCTGCAG ATCCAGGCAGCAGGAGGGGAGGTGAAGTATGCAGGCCCTATGGACTGTGTCAAACAGCTGTACAGAGAGTTTGGGATCAGAGGAATCTACAAAGGCACCGCTCTGACTCTCATGAGAG ATGTCCCAGCAAGTGGGATGTACTTCACCTCCTACGAGTGGTTGAAGAACCTCCTAACACCAGCAGGAAAAAG CCATAACGATCTCAGCATTCCCAGTGTGCTGTTTGCTGGAGGGATGGCCGGGATCTTTAACTGGGCAGTCGCAATTCCAGCCGACGTACTCAAGTCTCGTTTCCAAACAG CTCCTGAAGGAAAATATCCCAACGGTTTTCGGGACGTTCTGCGGGAGCTGGTCAGAGAAGAGGGCGTGGGCTCTCTGTATAAGGGCTTCAATGCTGTCATGCTTAGAGCTTTCCCCGCAAACGCG GCTTGTTTCTTAGGATTTGAGCTCGCAATGAAGTTCCTGAACTGGTTAGCACCCAACCT CTGGACGATGAGTAATGTGGAGATACCAGCTGGTTTGAAAGAGCTGCTGCAGGGATACACTGTGGAGGTCCTTCGCCGCAGGCCGCCAAACTTGGTTGAATTTGCGGTGCAGCATTTTACACAAATTTTGCAGGGCCAAAGAAACAACCAAAGAGCCAAGAAACACAGCGCCAAACCCGCATGTAAAGGAGTGACCTTTGAAACAAAGTCAAATAAGCCCAAAAAGGATCAtgaagaggaggacgaggaggaggatgacACTGTTA agtccaCCACCAGCAAATACAATCGCAGAGTTTCAG TTTGTGCAGAGGCGTACAACCCTGATGACGATGAGGACGATGACACAGAGCCTCGAGTTGTGTATCCCAAAACGGACGAGCAGCGTCGCAGACTTCAGGATGCGTGCAAAGACATATTACTGTTTAAAACCCTGGATCAG GAGCAGTTCTCTGAGGTTTTGGACGGCATGTTCGAGGTGTTGGTCAAACCTCAGGAGCACATCATAAACCAAGGAGACGATGGCGATAATTTCTATGTCATAGAGAG GGGTGTGTATGATATTTTTGTGCAGAAAGacggtgtgagtgtgtgcgtcgGAAAGTATGACAACAAGGGCAGTTTTGGTGAGCTGGCTCTCATGTACAACACGCCGCGGGCTGCCACAATCACTGCAACACAGGAAGGTGCCCTGTGGGGCCTG GATCGAGCCACATTTCACAGACTAATTGTTAGAAATAATgcaaagaagaagagggtgTATGAGGCCTTCATTGAGTGTGTTCCTCTTCTGAAGTCTCTTGAG CTCTCTGAGAGAATGAAGATTGTAGATGTTTTGGGAGCACATGTGTTCAAAGATGGAGAGCGCATAATACTGCAG GGGGACGAGGCCGACTGTTTCTACATTGTGGAATCAGGAGAGGTGAAGATAATGATAAAAAGCAAA ACAAAGGCAGGCCTCCAGGAGAACATGGAGGTCGAGGTGGCTCGCTGCTCTAGAGGGCAGTATTTTGGGGAGCTGGCACTGGTCACCAACAAACCTCGTGCAGCATCAGTTTACGCTGTCGGAGAAACCAAATGTTTAG TAATTGACATCCAGGCTTTTGAGCGTTTGCTGGGACCCTGTATGGACATCATGAAGAGGAACATTTCCCAGTATGAAGACCAGCTGGTTGCACTTTTTGGCTCTAGTGTAGATTTAAAACACTAG
- the ndufaf3 gene encoding NADH dehydrogenase [ubiquinone] 1 alpha subcomplex assembly factor 3 isoform X2 produces MNSVNMASAVCARVFLQRSTRGFLLSSRATPASSSPFLSRAHKLGPSDDEMYQRTSVSVMQKEPGSGIIIHSYSSRGFNIDGNKVGSYKDITEESVSLFHMLEPRIEILVLGTGARVERINPSVLALLKRKGIAVEVQDTPNACATFNFLINERRVAAAGLIPPPVSTELEVRKE; encoded by the exons ATGAACTCCGTTAACATGGCCAGTGCGGTGTGTGCCAGAGTCTTCCTTCAGAGATCAACACGGGgatttctcctctcctccagggCAACACCCGCTTCCTCAAG CCCATTTCTGTCTCGTGCACATAAATTGGGTCCCAGCGATGATGAAATGTACCAGCGTACGTCAGTGTCCGTCATGCAGAAGGAGCCGGGCAGCGGGATCATAATCCACAGCTACAGTTCGAGAGGATTCAACATTGACGGCAACAAG GTTGGCAGTTATAAAGACATTACAGAAGAAAGTGTCTCACTTTTTCACATGCTTGAACCAAGAATag AGATTCTTGTGCTGGGCACAGGTGCACGTGTTGAACGAATTAACCCCTCAGTCCTCGCTCTGCTCAAGCGTAAAGGCATCGCTGTGGAGGTGCAAGACACG CCAAATGCATGTGCAACCTTCAACTTCCTGATCAATGAGCGAAGAGTGGCAGCCGCCGGTCTGATCCCTCCGCCCGTCAGCACGGAGCTGGAAGTGAGAAAGGAATAA
- the ndufaf3 gene encoding NADH dehydrogenase [ubiquinone] 1 alpha subcomplex assembly factor 3 isoform X1, with the protein MNSVNMASAVCARVFLQRSTRGFLLSSRATPASSSPFLSRAHKLGPSDDEMYQRTSVSVMQKEPGSGIIIHSYSSRGFNIDGNKVIGPCAVLPPAILQWNVGSYKDITEESVSLFHMLEPRIEILVLGTGARVERINPSVLALLKRKGIAVEVQDTPNACATFNFLINERRVAAAGLIPPPVSTELEVRKE; encoded by the exons ATGAACTCCGTTAACATGGCCAGTGCGGTGTGTGCCAGAGTCTTCCTTCAGAGATCAACACGGGgatttctcctctcctccagggCAACACCCGCTTCCTCAAG CCCATTTCTGTCTCGTGCACATAAATTGGGTCCCAGCGATGATGAAATGTACCAGCGTACGTCAGTGTCCGTCATGCAGAAGGAGCCGGGCAGCGGGATCATAATCCACAGCTACAGTTCGAGAGGATTCAACATTGACGGCAACAAGGTGATTGGGCCCTGCGCTGTGCTGCCACCTGCTATCCTCCAGTGGAAT GTTGGCAGTTATAAAGACATTACAGAAGAAAGTGTCTCACTTTTTCACATGCTTGAACCAAGAATag AGATTCTTGTGCTGGGCACAGGTGCACGTGTTGAACGAATTAACCCCTCAGTCCTCGCTCTGCTCAAGCGTAAAGGCATCGCTGTGGAGGTGCAAGACACG CCAAATGCATGTGCAACCTTCAACTTCCTGATCAATGAGCGAAGAGTGGCAGCCGCCGGTCTGATCCCTCCGCCCGTCAGCACGGAGCTGGAAGTGAGAAAGGAATAA